A stretch of Kaistella flava (ex Peng et al. 2021) DNA encodes these proteins:
- a CDS encoding T9SS type A sorting domain-containing protein, with the protein MLQFDYQGIAHMFPEKMEVKIGTATSVAGQTSQLWINEEIGNYPYETATVNFTVPADGVYYLSFRAFSDPNEFYLEVDNVKVFETNLATMNVNKSSLKFFPNPVQDILIITDSKEISSISIFDISGKQVISESAKSGKLELNVSQLKPGMYIVKANSDGVVKTFKFIKK; encoded by the coding sequence ATGCTACAGTTTGACTACCAAGGAATCGCTCATATGTTCCCAGAAAAAATGGAAGTAAAAATAGGAACTGCAACTTCAGTAGCGGGCCAAACCAGTCAGTTATGGATTAATGAGGAGATCGGGAATTATCCATATGAAACAGCCACCGTGAATTTTACAGTACCTGCAGATGGAGTTTATTATCTGTCATTCAGAGCGTTTTCGGATCCGAATGAATTTTATTTAGAGGTTGATAATGTGAAAGTTTTTGAAACGAACTTGGCAACGATGAATGTCAATAAATCTTCTCTAAAATTCTTTCCAAATCCAGTCCAGGATATCTTAATAATTACAGATTCTAAAGAAATTTCAAGTATTTCAATTTTTGATATTTCTGGTAAACAAGTTATTTCAGAATCTGCAAAATCTGGCAAATTAGAATTGAATGTTTCTCAACTAAAACCTGGGATGTATATTGTTAAGGCAAACTCGGATGGAGTTGTTAAAACATTTAAGTTCATTAAAAAATAA
- a CDS encoding T9SS type A sorting domain-containing protein has protein sequence MKKLYMMAMGFASLFCIAQQTISFENSENFNLGTIHNQNGWEVTLNGNNQPIQNQAISNEFASAGNQSLKIAVDPDEDYGWFPIFGAAKELSPSLNYNNLNLEFDVFISELEGSTFEFGTYGIVADEFVPVFVYSFNYTGNLELVSSADYDYQNANFTWEANKWYKLKVEIRENSIKYYIDGNLVFTGENFSKTNIEGLNFVHDNFGGAAYIDNIKLNNVELSVQSIKNKKLVTYPNPVKDILKIEIPQGEKIASIEVYNVVGQKVAQFADQKEISLYSLKSGLYIVKVLTDKESTYTTKIIKE, from the coding sequence ATGAAGAAACTTTACATGATGGCGATGGGATTCGCATCTTTATTTTGCATAGCGCAACAGACGATCTCATTTGAGAATTCAGAGAATTTCAACTTAGGAACGATCCATAATCAAAATGGTTGGGAAGTAACTTTAAATGGAAATAATCAGCCAATTCAAAACCAAGCCATTTCAAATGAATTCGCGTCAGCCGGAAATCAGTCGTTGAAAATTGCAGTAGATCCAGATGAAGACTATGGTTGGTTTCCAATTTTTGGAGCAGCGAAAGAATTGAGTCCGAGTTTAAATTACAACAATTTAAATTTGGAGTTCGACGTCTTTATTAGCGAATTAGAAGGTTCTACTTTCGAGTTCGGAACGTACGGAATTGTCGCAGATGAGTTTGTTCCTGTTTTCGTTTATTCCTTTAATTATACCGGAAATCTAGAATTAGTTAGCAGTGCAGATTATGATTATCAAAATGCCAACTTCACTTGGGAAGCAAATAAATGGTACAAACTTAAAGTAGAAATCAGGGAAAATTCAATTAAATATTATATTGATGGAAATTTAGTTTTTACGGGTGAGAATTTCTCAAAAACCAACATCGAAGGTTTAAACTTTGTGCATGATAACTTTGGTGGCGCTGCGTATATTGATAATATTAAACTCAATAATGTAGAACTTTCTGTTCAATCAATTAAAAACAAAAAACTGGTGACCTACCCTAATCCAGTGAAAGATATTTTAAAAATAGAAATTCCACAAGGAGAAAAAATTGCCTCCATTGAAGTCTATAATGTGGTTGGTCAAAAGGTTGCTCAATTTGCAGATCAAAAAGAGATTTCTCTTTATTCGTTAAAATCGGGTCTTTATATAGTAAAAGTTCTTACTGATAAAGAATCAACTTATACTACTAAAATTATTAAAGAATAA
- a CDS encoding M13 family metallopeptidase, whose product MKRITIAALAFTGVVFLNSCSTTKVATTQTETTVTTDVKPASIKEEGLNLSYMDTSVRPQDNFFNYVNGNWMKTAEIPSDKTSWGSFNALREDVDNASLGILDQILADKFTPGSEGQKIQNLYGTFMDWNKRNSDGINPIKGDLQKIDQIKTIAQLQSYLTEATKTNDNPFYAWRVSPDMKNSVMNAVYLGGASLGLGRDYYQKDNDANTKTLAEYKNYLAQLFEVIGQKNADQTAQNVVNFEKKLAKELLTNEQNRDANLRYNPRTLPELSKLVKNVNLPKYLADAGVKTDKVIVSELKYYQDMDSWMNAKNLPLIKDYMKARLVAGNAGNLDKKLDDLNFNFYSKYLQGQQEQRAMNKRGLGVVNGVLGEAFGKLYVDQYFPAEAKQQMETYIGYLKKSFQQHIADNDWMSPETKVKAQEKLAKFTVKIAYPDTWKDYSKLQLTGAADGGTYYKNLQNITEWSYAKNLEKVGKAVDKTEWGMAPQTVNAYYSGSNNEIVFPAAILQPPFFNFKADPAVNFGGIGAVIGHEIGHGFDDSGSRFDGDGNLNNWWTDADRKNFDAKVGQLAAQYDKYEPVKGSFVNGKFTSGENIGDLGGVAVAYTALQMYLKDHGNPGLISGFTQDQRFFMSWATVWRTKSTEQYMVNQVKTDPHSPGYFRAFAPLVNQDSFYQAFDIKPGDELYKAPDQRIKIW is encoded by the coding sequence ATGAAAAGAATTACCATCGCAGCCCTCGCTTTTACGGGAGTTGTTTTTCTTAATTCGTGTTCAACTACTAAAGTTGCAACTACACAAACAGAAACTACTGTGACTACTGATGTAAAACCAGCATCCATTAAAGAAGAAGGCCTTAACCTTTCTTATATGGATACGTCGGTTCGTCCACAAGATAATTTCTTTAATTATGTCAATGGAAACTGGATGAAAACTGCCGAGATTCCTTCTGACAAAACAAGTTGGGGAAGTTTCAACGCTTTGAGAGAAGATGTTGATAATGCCTCTTTAGGAATTTTGGATCAGATCTTGGCAGACAAATTTACCCCAGGTTCTGAAGGTCAGAAAATCCAAAACCTCTACGGAACGTTCATGGACTGGAACAAGAGAAACTCGGACGGAATTAATCCTATCAAAGGTGATTTGCAAAAGATTGATCAAATCAAAACGATTGCACAATTACAAAGTTATTTAACGGAAGCAACCAAAACAAACGATAATCCTTTCTACGCTTGGCGTGTAAGTCCAGATATGAAAAACTCTGTGATGAACGCGGTTTATCTTGGTGGAGCATCTTTAGGTTTAGGACGTGACTATTATCAAAAAGATAACGACGCCAATACCAAAACTTTGGCTGAATATAAAAATTACCTTGCTCAATTATTTGAAGTTATCGGTCAGAAAAATGCAGATCAAACTGCTCAGAACGTCGTGAATTTCGAAAAGAAGTTAGCGAAAGAACTTTTGACCAACGAGCAAAATCGTGATGCGAATCTTCGTTACAATCCGAGAACATTACCAGAACTTTCCAAATTGGTTAAGAATGTTAATCTTCCGAAATACTTGGCTGATGCTGGTGTAAAAACCGACAAAGTAATTGTAAGCGAATTGAAATACTACCAGGATATGGATTCTTGGATGAATGCAAAAAATCTTCCACTCATCAAAGATTACATGAAAGCGAGATTGGTTGCTGGCAACGCAGGTAATCTTGACAAGAAATTGGATGATTTGAATTTCAATTTCTATTCTAAATATCTTCAGGGTCAGCAAGAGCAAAGAGCCATGAATAAAAGAGGTTTAGGCGTTGTAAATGGAGTGTTAGGAGAAGCATTTGGTAAATTGTATGTAGACCAATATTTCCCGGCAGAAGCGAAACAACAAATGGAAACCTATATCGGATATTTGAAAAAATCATTCCAGCAACATATCGCAGATAACGATTGGATGTCACCTGAAACCAAAGTTAAAGCACAAGAGAAATTAGCAAAATTCACTGTGAAAATTGCTTATCCAGATACTTGGAAAGATTATTCTAAACTGCAATTAACTGGCGCGGCAGATGGTGGAACGTATTATAAAAACTTACAGAATATCACCGAATGGTCTTATGCTAAGAATTTAGAAAAAGTAGGAAAAGCAGTTGATAAAACCGAATGGGGAATGGCTCCACAAACAGTAAATGCTTATTACAGTGGTTCTAATAACGAAATCGTTTTCCCAGCGGCAATTCTTCAACCACCTTTCTTTAATTTCAAAGCAGATCCTGCCGTTAATTTCGGTGGAATTGGTGCAGTAATCGGTCACGAAATCGGTCACGGTTTCGATGATTCAGGTTCAAGATTCGATGGCGATGGAAACCTAAACAATTGGTGGACCGATGCCGATCGTAAAAATTTCGATGCAAAAGTTGGCCAACTTGCTGCTCAATACGATAAATACGAACCGGTAAAAGGAAGTTTCGTTAACGGTAAATTTACGAGCGGAGAAAATATTGGTGATTTAGGTGGAGTAGCGGTTGCTTATACTGCGCTTCAAATGTATCTCAAAGATCATGGCAATCCAGGATTAATAAGTGGTTTCACTCAGGATCAAAGATTCTTTATGAGTTGGGCAACCGTTTGGAGAACCAAATCTACAGAGCAGTACATGGTGAATCAAGTGAAAACCGATCCACACTCGCCAGGATATTTCCGAGCGTTTGCGCCGTTGGTAAATCAAGATTCATTCTACCAGGCATTCGACATTAAGCCAGGTGATGAATTATACAAAGCACCAGATCAAAGAATAAAAATTTGGTAA
- a CDS encoding flavin reductase family protein yields MKAISPSDLNNLQLQTLLQTAIAPRPIALASTIDKDGNINLSPFSFFNMFSSNPPIMIFSPARRVRDNTTKHTLENVLEVPEVVIGIVNYKIVQQISLASTEYEKEVNEFVKSGLTMKDADLVRPKLIEDCPVNLECKVIEVKHLGKEGGAGNLVICEVIKIHVREEYLNEDGVLDQKKLDLVARLGGNWYSRNNAENLFEVPKPLVTKGIGFDRLPNEIKLSNIFTGNDLGMLANIEELPSGDFTSDETIHLQAQKLLHQNKIEEAWKTLCK; encoded by the coding sequence ATGAAAGCAATATCACCTTCAGATTTAAATAACCTCCAACTACAAACGCTTTTGCAGACTGCGATTGCTCCACGACCGATTGCTTTGGCATCAACAATTGATAAAGACGGAAATATTAATTTAAGTCCGTTCAGTTTCTTTAATATGTTTAGCTCTAATCCGCCGATTATGATTTTTTCGCCGGCAAGAAGAGTTCGCGATAATACAACGAAGCATACTTTAGAAAATGTTTTAGAAGTTCCGGAAGTCGTGATCGGAATTGTAAATTATAAAATCGTACAGCAAATTTCGCTGGCTTCTACCGAATATGAAAAGGAAGTGAATGAGTTTGTTAAATCTGGTTTGACGATGAAAGATGCAGATTTGGTTAGACCAAAATTGATTGAAGACTGCCCGGTTAATCTAGAATGCAAAGTGATAGAAGTTAAACATTTAGGCAAAGAAGGCGGCGCAGGAAATTTAGTGATTTGTGAAGTCATTAAAATTCATGTTCGTGAAGAATATCTGAATGAAGACGGAGTTTTAGACCAAAAGAAATTAGACTTGGTCGCAAGATTAGGCGGGAACTGGTACTCCAGAAACAATGCAGAAAACTTGTTTGAAGTTCCGAAACCTTTAGTAACAAAAGGAATTGGATTTGATCGATTACCTAATGAAATTAAGTTGAGCAATATTTTTACTGGAAATGATTTAGGAATGCTTGCCAATATTGAAGAATTACCAAGTGGAGATTTTACTTCCGATGAAACAATTCATCTGCAAGCGCAAAAACTTCTTCATCAAAATAAAATTGAAGAGGCTTGGAAAACTTTATGCAAGTAA
- a CDS encoding ligase-associated DNA damage response exonuclease — protein MKSKTFIKLTDKGIYCIPGKFYIDPWKPVDLAVISHGHGDHARWGMKKYLCHHFTKPILQHRIGPDIEIQTIGYGEEININGVKVSMFPAGHIIGSAQIKMEYKGYVIVFSGDYKTDDDGLSTPFELVKCNEFITESTFGLPIYNWLKPQEYSELMKSWVQQNRENGKTSVFIGYSLGKAQRIMKSIEGSGKIFVHQSIGKLNEGMESVGIHLPEYETLNFQESVKQTDGEIVILPPALFDSNIIKKIPNRATAICSGWMQVRGSRRWRSANAGFAISDHADWNGLINTVKATEAEKVYVTHGQTAVFSKYLNEIGINAVELKTIFGDEETNEKELIEN, from the coding sequence ATGAAATCAAAAACATTCATCAAATTAACCGACAAAGGAATCTATTGCATTCCGGGCAAATTCTACATTGATCCATGGAAACCAGTTGATTTGGCTGTGATTTCTCATGGTCACGGAGATCATGCTCGTTGGGGAATGAAAAAATATTTGTGTCATCATTTTACCAAACCTATCTTACAACATAGAATTGGTCCAGACATCGAGATTCAAACCATTGGTTATGGTGAAGAAATCAATATTAATGGAGTTAAAGTTTCGATGTTTCCTGCCGGACACATTATCGGTTCTGCTCAGATTAAAATGGAATACAAAGGATATGTTATCGTATTTTCAGGAGATTATAAAACGGATGATGACGGATTATCAACTCCTTTTGAACTGGTAAAATGCAATGAATTTATCACAGAAAGCACTTTCGGACTTCCCATTTATAATTGGTTAAAACCACAGGAATATTCAGAATTAATGAAATCCTGGGTTCAACAAAATCGTGAGAACGGAAAAACTTCTGTATTCATCGGCTACTCTTTGGGAAAAGCCCAACGTATTATGAAGTCAATCGAAGGCAGCGGAAAGATTTTTGTCCATCAATCTATCGGAAAATTAAATGAAGGAATGGAATCAGTGGGAATCCATTTACCAGAATATGAAACACTTAATTTTCAAGAAAGTGTAAAACAAACTGATGGTGAAATTGTGATTTTACCGCCGGCTTTATTTGATTCCAATATCATCAAAAAAATCCCAAACCGTGCGACGGCGATTTGTTCCGGTTGGATGCAGGTTCGTGGTTCTCGTCGTTGGCGTTCTGCAAATGCAGGATTTGCGATTTCCGATCACGCGGACTGGAATGGATTAATTAATACCGTAAAAGCAACCGAAGCAGAAAAGGTTTATGTGACTCACGGCCAAACTGCCGTCTTTTCAAAATATTTAAATGAAATCGGAATTAACGCCGTGGAATTAAAAACCATTTTCGGCGACGAAGAAACCAACGAAAAAGAACTGATAGAAAACTAA
- a CDS encoding TerC family protein, with the protein MMLLSVLEFPDFAQPQIWISLLTLTFLEIILGVDNIIFISIISDKLPKERQKFARNIGLTFAMVFRVGLLLMINWIIGLKEPILTLPFLEEPGTDLALALSWKDLILLLGGIFLIGKSTFEIHGKMQLHDENHKPKSAGSSLMSMVIIQIILVDMVFSLDSILTAIGLVDNVMLMIIAVVISIGIMMAFAGPISAIINKYPSLQMLALAFLVVIGVMLVAEGIHQHVSKNIIYSCLAFSLLVEVLNIKLRNNQNRKALKLNPDLNADLSIKEDGE; encoded by the coding sequence ATGATGTTATTGTCGGTCCTCGAATTTCCTGATTTTGCACAGCCGCAAATCTGGATCAGTTTGTTAACGCTTACTTTTTTAGAGATTATTCTCGGCGTAGATAACATCATCTTTATTTCGATTATCTCCGATAAATTACCAAAGGAAAGACAGAAGTTTGCCCGTAACATCGGATTGACTTTCGCCATGGTTTTCCGCGTTGGATTATTATTAATGATCAACTGGATTATCGGTTTGAAAGAACCCATTTTAACGCTACCATTTTTAGAAGAACCAGGAACTGATTTAGCATTAGCGCTAAGTTGGAAAGATCTAATCTTATTGCTTGGGGGGATTTTCTTAATCGGAAAAAGCACCTTTGAAATTCACGGAAAAATGCAGTTACACGATGAGAATCATAAACCGAAATCTGCAGGTTCATCATTAATGTCCATGGTGATTATTCAAATCATTTTAGTCGATATGGTTTTCTCGCTCGATTCGATTCTTACAGCGATTGGGTTGGTAGATAACGTGATGTTGATGATTATCGCAGTCGTAATTTCAATCGGAATAATGATGGCTTTTGCTGGTCCTATTTCAGCGATTATCAATAAATATCCAAGTTTACAAATGTTGGCACTTGCCTTTTTAGTAGTGATTGGAGTAATGTTAGTCGCAGAAGGAATTCATCAGCATGTAAGTAAAAACATTATTTATTCTTGTCTTGCGTTCAGTTTATTGGTGGAAGTTTTAAACATTAAATTGAGAAATAATCAAAACAGAAAAGCGTTGAAATTAAATCCAGATCTTAATGCCGATTTGAGTATTAAAGAAGACGGCGAATAA
- a CDS encoding head GIN domain-containing protein — translation MKKIAVGLMMVVMQYSFAQVTRNVGEFSSLKVYDKINVELILSNENKFEAETDDVETVNKNGELKIRMAPARMLQSTPPSVKLYYQSLNNLQASQGSSINSSGNVKAKMLSLTANEGSKINVGINTGKLNIKTNSGGEIKVSGKADNQDIIVNSGGKFYGQKLDAQSATVTANAGGIAEVFATEWVNATTRAGGIIDVYGNPDDRKFKNVIGGKITFK, via the coding sequence ATGAAAAAAATAGCGGTAGGTTTAATGATGGTTGTGATGCAATATTCGTTTGCTCAAGTAACTAGAAATGTAGGAGAGTTTTCATCGCTGAAAGTGTATGACAAAATTAACGTGGAACTTATTCTATCGAATGAAAATAAATTTGAGGCCGAAACTGATGACGTAGAGACGGTTAATAAAAATGGGGAACTGAAAATCAGAATGGCACCTGCCAGAATGTTACAGTCAACACCGCCTTCTGTGAAATTGTATTATCAAAGTTTGAACAATCTTCAGGCGAGCCAAGGTTCTTCAATTAATTCAAGCGGAAATGTGAAAGCGAAAATGTTGAGTTTAACTGCCAATGAAGGTTCAAAAATAAATGTAGGAATTAACACCGGAAAACTGAATATCAAAACCAATTCTGGTGGTGAAATTAAAGTTTCTGGAAAAGCAGACAATCAGGATATCATCGTGAATTCAGGTGGTAAATTTTATGGGCAAAAATTAGATGCTCAAAGTGCTACCGTTACTGCAAATGCTGGTGGAATAGCAGAAGTGTTTGCGACGGAATGGGTAAATGCAACGACCAGAGCAGGTGGAATCATCGATGTTTATGGCAATCCAGACGATCGAAAATTCAAAAATGTAATTGGTGGTAAAATCACTTTTAAATAG
- a CDS encoding M13 family metallopeptidase encodes MKNINIGILAFAGIVALNSCASKVVTSPQPTVAPMETTVKETPENGLDFSTFDKSVRPQDDFYDFVNGSWMKTAKIPADKSTWGSFNKLAEDTDNNSMTILHSLLNDKFAPGSEGKKIQDLYATYMDMAKRNADGISPIKSDLAKIDGIKSLTDLQNYLDEATKNGENPFYSWNVFSDLKDSKMNAIYLGDATLGLGRDYYQKTNPKNTETLAKYTEYVASMLNVLGYKNSTATAQNIVNFEKSIAQTYLTNEQIRDATLQYNPRTMPELSKMVKNVNLPKYLTSVGVHTDIAIIGELKYYQNLDKFINAKNLPLIKDYMKYNLISGNASHLSKELDDMKFSFYGKYLRGQDVQRAQDKRGFELINGTLGEAFGKLYVEKYFPAEAKTQMVELIDYLKKSFAEHINDLTWMSPVTKEKALNKLNKFTVKVAYPDKWKDYSKLAITSEADGGTLYKNLQNVTTWQYDRELEKVGKPVDRTEWGMTPQTVNAYYNPVNNEIVFPAAILQPPFFNPNADPAINFGGIGAVIGHEMTHGFDDAGAQFDADGNLVDWWTPADKANFEKATKALAAQYDKYEPVKGTFVNGTFTNGENIADLGGVNIAYDALQMYLKDHGNPGEISGYTQDQRFFLSWATVWRTLQKEAALLNQVKTDEHSPGLYRAFGPLINTDAFYKAFDVKEGDKLYKKPEDRVIIW; translated from the coding sequence ATGAAAAATATAAACATTGGTATTCTGGCTTTTGCTGGAATTGTCGCTCTTAATTCTTGTGCCTCGAAAGTGGTCACTTCACCACAGCCAACTGTTGCGCCTATGGAAACAACAGTAAAAGAAACACCAGAGAATGGATTAGATTTCTCAACGTTTGATAAATCGGTTCGTCCGCAAGATGACTTCTACGATTTCGTAAATGGATCTTGGATGAAAACCGCAAAAATCCCGGCTGATAAATCGACTTGGGGTTCTTTTAATAAACTGGCAGAAGACACCGATAATAATTCGATGACGATTCTTCATTCTTTATTGAATGACAAATTTGCTCCCGGAAGTGAAGGCAAGAAAATCCAGGATTTGTACGCAACGTACATGGATATGGCGAAAAGAAATGCTGATGGAATCTCACCAATTAAATCTGATTTAGCTAAAATTGATGGAATTAAATCGCTTACAGATTTACAGAATTACTTAGATGAAGCCACCAAAAATGGCGAGAATCCGTTCTATTCCTGGAATGTATTTTCAGATTTGAAAGATTCAAAAATGAATGCAATCTATCTTGGAGATGCAACTCTTGGTTTAGGTAGAGATTATTACCAAAAAACAAATCCGAAAAACACCGAAACATTAGCAAAATATACAGAATATGTCGCTTCGATGTTGAATGTTTTGGGCTATAAAAATTCAACGGCAACCGCACAAAATATAGTTAATTTCGAGAAGAGCATTGCTCAGACTTACTTAACGAATGAGCAAATTCGTGATGCTACTTTACAGTACAATCCGCGAACAATGCCAGAACTTTCTAAGATGGTTAAAAATGTCAACTTGCCAAAATATTTGACGTCAGTTGGTGTTCATACCGATATTGCAATCATCGGTGAATTAAAATATTACCAGAATTTAGATAAATTCATCAATGCGAAAAATCTTCCTTTGATTAAAGATTATATGAAATATAATCTAATCTCCGGAAACGCAAGTCATTTGTCTAAAGAATTAGATGATATGAAATTTAGTTTTTATGGCAAATATTTAAGAGGACAGGATGTTCAGAGAGCGCAGGACAAAAGAGGATTTGAGTTGATCAATGGAACTTTAGGTGAAGCCTTTGGAAAATTATATGTAGAGAAATATTTCCCGGCAGAAGCAAAAACTCAAATGGTTGAGTTGATCGATTATTTGAAAAAAAGTTTCGCTGAGCATATTAATGATTTAACTTGGATGTCGCCTGTTACCAAAGAAAAAGCATTGAATAAACTGAACAAGTTTACGGTAAAAGTTGCTTATCCAGACAAGTGGAAAGACTATTCTAAATTGGCTATTACCTCAGAAGCGGACGGTGGAACGTTGTACAAAAACCTTCAAAACGTAACGACTTGGCAATACGACCGAGAATTGGAGAAAGTTGGGAAACCAGTTGACCGTACAGAGTGGGGAATGACGCCACAAACGGTGAACGCTTATTATAATCCGGTAAATAACGAAATCGTTTTTCCAGCAGCGATTTTACAGCCGCCTTTCTTTAATCCAAATGCAGATCCTGCGATTAATTTCGGTGGAATCGGTGCCGTAATCGGTCACGAAATGACCCATGGTTTTGATGATGCCGGAGCACAGTTTGATGCCGATGGAAACTTGGTAGATTGGTGGACGCCAGCGGACAAAGCCAATTTCGAAAAAGCGACGAAAGCCCTTGCTGCACAATACGACAAATACGAACCTGTGAAAGGAACTTTCGTCAATGGAACCTTTACTAACGGAGAAAATATCGCCGATTTAGGAGGAGTGAATATTGCTTATGATGCACTTCAAATGTATTTGAAAGACCACGGCAATCCAGGAGAGATTAGCGGTTATACGCAAGATCAGAGATTCTTCCTTAGTTGGGCAACCGTTTGGAGAACCCTTCAAAAAGAAGCCGCTTTATTGAATCAAGTTAAAACCGACGAACATTCACCAGGCTTGTACCGCGCGTTCGGACCACTCATCAACACAGATGCTTTCTACAAAGCGTTCGATGTGAAAGAAGGAGACAAATTGTATAAAAAACCAGAAGACAGAGTTATTATCTGGTAA
- a CDS encoding alpha/beta hydrolase family protein → MKLNIERNIIIKNAETHDFLADAFYPESSEKLPLVIFAHGYKGYKDWGAWDLMAKKLAEASFFFVKFNFSHNGTTIEQPKDFADLETFGNNNFSKEMSDYDEVLNHFYNDPKIDQDKVAIIGHSRGGGITVIKAFEDERVKALITLAGVSNFKYRFPTKDRFEDWKNTGVMYSENKRTHQQMPHYFQFFEDFEKNENRFDIQYAAQHLEKPFLIIQGTNDEAVKDKEATLLNEWCKTSELVLLENANHTFGAKEPWTDNELPQDLEKATLSMISFIKAHI, encoded by the coding sequence ATGAAACTTAATATCGAAAGAAACATCATCATTAAAAATGCTGAAACACATGATTTTCTAGCCGATGCTTTTTACCCTGAAAGTTCAGAAAAATTACCACTCGTTATTTTTGCACACGGTTACAAAGGTTATAAAGATTGGGGCGCGTGGGATTTGATGGCGAAGAAATTAGCAGAAGCCAGTTTTTTCTTTGTTAAATTTAATTTCTCTCATAACGGAACAACGATCGAGCAACCCAAAGATTTTGCAGATTTAGAAACCTTTGGAAATAATAACTTTTCTAAAGAAATGTCGGATTACGATGAGGTTTTGAATCACTTTTATAATGACCCGAAAATTGATCAAGATAAGGTTGCAATCATCGGTCACAGTCGTGGCGGCGGAATTACTGTTATTAAAGCATTTGAAGATGAACGAGTAAAAGCACTGATTACTTTGGCTGGAGTGAGTAATTTTAAATATCGATTTCCAACCAAAGATCGGTTTGAAGACTGGAAAAACACAGGCGTAATGTATTCTGAAAACAAAAGAACGCATCAACAAATGCCGCATTATTTTCAGTTTTTTGAAGACTTTGAAAAGAACGAAAACCGATTTGATATTCAATATGCGGCGCAACATTTAGAAAAACCTTTTCTGATTATTCAGGGAACCAATGATGAAGCCGTGAAAGATAAAGAAGCAACACTGTTGAATGAATGGTGTAAGACTTCTGAGTTGGTTCTGTTAGAAAATGCCAATCATACTTTTGGAGCAAAAGAGCCTTGGACTGATAATGAACTTCCGCAGGATTTAGAGAAAGCAACATTGTCAATGATCAGCTTTATCAAGGCTCACATTTAA
- a CDS encoding TMEM175 family protein — METVPHHPHKQDFQVERLIFFSDAVFAIAITILVIDLKVPIVPENATDQQFLNEFEKQIPQILGFVMSFFLIGIYWTAHHNMFGYVINYSKRLLWINLIFLFTIVIMPFTTAIYSEYSVTEGHLKLISPYAIYVFNICITGIMNFILLAYITNPKNKISEYVPANYAKFGKIRSLITPAIFLISLMVCFFDPGPGRMVLFLIPFAMAYISRKIRKESIAVPNHSTKKMKK, encoded by the coding sequence ATGGAAACTGTACCACATCATCCACACAAACAAGACTTTCAGGTCGAACGCTTGATATTTTTCAGTGATGCCGTTTTTGCAATAGCGATCACGATTTTAGTAATTGATTTGAAAGTTCCAATCGTGCCGGAAAACGCCACTGATCAACAGTTTTTAAATGAATTCGAAAAACAGATTCCACAAATATTAGGATTTGTAATGAGTTTTTTCCTCATCGGAATTTACTGGACTGCCCATCACAATATGTTTGGATACGTCATTAACTATTCTAAAAGATTGCTTTGGATTAATTTAATCTTTTTATTTACCATCGTTATAATGCCTTTTACCACGGCAATCTACAGCGAATATTCGGTGACAGAAGGTCACTTAAAATTGATTTCTCCTTATGCAATTTACGTTTTCAATATCTGCATTACCGGAATTATGAACTTTATTTTGCTGGCTTATATTACCAATCCAAAAAATAAAATTTCTGAGTATGTACCAGCAAATTATGCCAAATTCGGAAAGATAAGATCGCTTATTACGCCAGCAATTTTTCTAATATCATTGATGGTTTGCTTTTTTGATCCTGGACCTGGCAGAATGGTTTTATTTCTAATTCCTTTTGCCATGGCTTATATCAGCCGAAAAATAAGAAAAGAAAGTATAGCGGTTCCTAATCATTCAACCAAAAAAATGAAGAAATAG